Proteins found in one Rhodobacter capsulatus SB 1003 genomic segment:
- the ihfB gene encoding integration host factor subunit beta produces MIRSELIAKIAEENPHLFQRDVEKIVNTIFEEIIEAMARGDRVELRGFGAFSVKKRDARTGRNPRTGTSVAVDEKHVPFFKTGKLLRDRLNGGEE; encoded by the coding sequence ATGATCCGCTCTGAATTGATCGCCAAGATCGCCGAAGAGAATCCGCATCTGTTTCAGCGCGACGTGGAGAAGATCGTGAACACGATCTTCGAAGAGATCATCGAGGCGATGGCCCGCGGTGATCGCGTCGAGCTGCGCGGCTTTGGCGCCTTTTCGGTGAAGAAACGGGACGCTAGAACCGGGCGCAATCCGCGCACCGGCACATCGGTCGCGGTGGATGAAAAACACGTGCCCTTCTTCAAGACCGGCAAGCTTTTGCGTGACCGGCTGAACGGGGGAGAGGAGTAA
- a CDS encoding lipopolysaccharide assembly protein LapA domain-containing protein — MFRAIRYLFLACLILVLVTLAMSNREVVTLSLLTSEIEAFVGFNLHLPVPLFFVFFGGMVLGLGVGFVWEYLREHRFRKTARKATKQAATLERELGRLKEKTQGPKDEVLALLDKPRA, encoded by the coding sequence ATGTTCCGCGCGATCCGCTACCTGTTCCTGGCTTGCCTGATCCTTGTTCTGGTGACGCTGGCGATGTCCAACCGCGAGGTGGTGACGCTGAGCCTGCTGACCTCCGAGATCGAGGCTTTCGTGGGCTTCAACCTGCATCTGCCGGTGCCGCTGTTCTTCGTCTTCTTCGGCGGCATGGTGCTGGGGCTGGGCGTCGGCTTCGTCTGGGAATATCTGCGCGAGCATCGCTTCCGCAAGACCGCCCGCAAGGCGACGAAACAGGCCGCGACGCTGGAGCGCGAACTGGGGCGGCTGAAGGAAAAGACGCAGGGCCCGAAGGACGAGGTTCTGGCGCTGCTCGACAAGCCGCGCGCCTGA
- a CDS encoding phosphoribosylanthranilate isomerase, translating into MVTVAVNRGRPGGVRCKICGLRTPADVGAAAMAGAGYIGLVFFPRSPRHLEIGAARDLALAAPVGLAKVGLVVDAEDADLEAITASVPLDMLQLHGRESPARVAEVKARFGLPVMKALGVAEAADLAAIAEYEAVADQILIDAKAPKGAALPGGNGLSFDWRLIAGRVWQRPWMLAGGLTPENVAEAVRLTGAAQVDVSSGVESAPGVKEAARIAAFVAAAQG; encoded by the coding sequence GTGGTCACCGTCGCCGTCAACCGTGGCCGCCCCGGCGGGGTGCGCTGCAAGATCTGCGGGCTGAGAACCCCGGCCGATGTGGGAGCTGCCGCGATGGCGGGGGCGGGCTACATCGGCCTTGTGTTTTTCCCCCGCTCGCCCCGGCATCTGGAGATCGGTGCCGCCCGCGATCTGGCGCTGGCCGCGCCGGTGGGGCTGGCCAAGGTCGGGCTGGTCGTCGATGCCGAGGACGCGGATCTGGAGGCGATCACCGCCTCGGTGCCGCTCGACATGCTGCAACTTCATGGGCGCGAAAGCCCGGCCCGGGTGGCCGAGGTGAAGGCGCGGTTCGGCCTGCCGGTGATGAAGGCCCTGGGCGTGGCCGAGGCGGCCGATCTGGCGGCGATCGCCGAATATGAGGCGGTGGCGGATCAGATCCTGATCGATGCGAAAGCGCCGAAGGGCGCGGCGCTGCCGGGCGGCAATGGCCTGTCTTTCGACTGGCGGCTGATTGCGGGCCGGGTCTGGCAACGTCCGTGGATGCTGGCCGGGGGGCTGACGCCAGAGAACGTGGCGGAAGCGGTGCGGCTGACCGGGGCGGCTCAGGTCGACGTGTCGTCGGGGGTGGAATCGGCGCCCGGGGTCAAGGAGGCCGCCCGGATTGCCGCCTTTGTCGCGGCGGCGCAGGGGTAG